From one Pseudactinotalea sp. HY158 genomic stretch:
- a CDS encoding HNH endonuclease signature motif containing protein — MSTKAARQMRARRAEIASLASEDAVLDRVRQVRKVQAGAEADLFFLAIEIAQRSPVTEECGAWSCHTDLALGVSYCDSVANWFAAVTGFSTDAAQAMLLEALEVAERLPLLYGRVLDGRTRAHTARLVAEQTLGLTVEAARFVDVQVAAAGAIRGRYAIKSLVREAMITHMPDQYADLQRAQADPRRADVHIGTDGTGRIDAIVSAFAALDLEQSLAFGAAQLKAAGSGEVLDARRSLTFEGIIAATHHPEPARQDGFDLTAGQPGQQAQQAQQAQQTQGTQQAQGPGAGAPDCTNSTNSTNSTGGTGGTGGTVGIGGAVGMAAAAVVDMTPDEAAGQFDGPSVSTAAAPATSTAAGPAGSAAVGSAGSAVVGSAGSAAVGSAAGTAVGEAAAADPTGEAPATVTGRGVSCGPARSGRGVPRAKVVMYLHMNASAFWPDGRPPDRPGGPPRDHSDHGPGHHPGGPPPDHLGGPPPDHPGGRSPDHPDRDPGGRPHCHPGGLSDDGSCADPPGSAGTGCLEDTAGSTGTAGAVDPEHVADAAYVAGRLSREPVHIEGPGIPPGLVITAAEVAAMFTTPHDAAMPGRAGGSGAAHGPGGSGGPWGPQVFVRPVIDLETEHEVSGYAAGDVIKDHLHLRDRTCVFPACARPARACDADHIDPWKTDPQGDPVGGPTCTCNLASLCRRHHRWKTHNHPGQPQGRGSWSYVTLGPGTYYWTGPMGLRFLRTPTGTTEVTDQAWHRHDLAVLPDLHDLQGLQDFNGRQGLGAVPGREPHPDHPARPDQPALPRHETLPGLGARTVLGARTDLGARTNLGARTDLEGHAEQPDRSDIEASPDSRARRDDLDEAFMDALDYEYGNADSDVEPSEADLEAILANRSSQPPSV; from the coding sequence ATGAGCACGAAGGCGGCCCGGCAGATGCGAGCGCGGCGAGCGGAGATCGCCTCGCTCGCCTCCGAGGACGCGGTACTGGACCGGGTCCGCCAGGTGCGCAAGGTCCAGGCGGGCGCGGAGGCCGATCTGTTCTTCCTGGCGATCGAGATCGCCCAACGTAGCCCGGTCACCGAAGAGTGCGGGGCGTGGTCGTGTCACACCGATCTGGCCCTGGGGGTCTCGTATTGTGATTCGGTGGCGAACTGGTTCGCGGCCGTGACCGGCTTCTCCACCGACGCCGCCCAGGCGATGCTCCTCGAAGCCCTCGAGGTCGCCGAACGCCTGCCACTGCTGTACGGGCGGGTCCTGGATGGGCGTACCCGGGCGCACACGGCCCGGCTCGTGGCCGAACAGACCCTCGGTTTGACTGTGGAGGCGGCCCGGTTCGTCGATGTCCAGGTCGCTGCCGCCGGGGCGATCCGGGGCCGCTACGCGATCAAGTCCCTGGTGCGGGAGGCGATGATCACCCACATGCCCGACCAGTACGCCGACCTGCAGCGGGCGCAGGCCGATCCGCGCCGGGCCGATGTCCACATCGGCACCGACGGCACCGGCCGCATCGACGCGATCGTGTCCGCGTTCGCCGCCCTCGATCTGGAACAGAGCCTGGCCTTCGGGGCCGCGCAACTCAAGGCCGCCGGATCCGGTGAGGTCCTCGACGCCCGACGCTCGCTCACCTTCGAGGGCATCATCGCCGCCACTCACCACCCCGAACCGGCCCGGCAAGACGGCTTCGACCTCACCGCCGGGCAACCAGGCCAACAGGCCCAGCAGGCCCAGCAGGCCCAGCAGACCCAGGGGACCCAGCAGGCGCAGGGACCGGGGGCGGGGGCGCCGGACTGCACGAACAGCACGAACAGCACGAACAGCACGGGCGGCACGGGCGGGACGGGCGGCACAGTCGGCATCGGCGGTGCTGTGGGCATGGCTGCGGCCGCTGTAGTCGATATGACTCCCGATGAAGCCGCGGGCCAGTTCGACGGCCCGTCCGTGAGCACAGCCGCGGCCCCGGCCACGAGTACGGCCGCGGGTCCCGCTGGGAGTGCAGCCGTGGGCAGCGCCGGGAGTGCAGTCGTGGGCAGCGCCGGGAGTGCAGCCGTGGGCAGCGCCGCCGGAACGGCGGTGGGCGAAGCTGCGGCGGCGGACCCGACCGGCGAGGCGCCTGCCACGGTGACTGGTCGTGGTGTGTCCTGCGGTCCTGCGCGGTCGGGTCGGGGCGTGCCGCGGGCGAAGGTCGTCATGTACCTGCACATGAACGCCTCCGCGTTCTGGCCCGACGGCAGGCCACCCGACCGACCCGGCGGCCCACCCCGTGATCATTCCGATCACGGGCCCGGTCACCATCCTGGCGGCCCGCCTCCCGATCATCTTGGCGGCCCGCCTCCTGATCATCCCGGCGGCCGATCCCCTGATCATCCCGATCGTGATCCCGGCGGCCGGCCTCATTGCCATCCCGGCGGCCTGTCCGACGATGGGTCGTGCGCGGATCCGCCGGGCTCGGCAGGTACGGGCTGTCTCGAAGATACGGCCGGCTCGACGGGCACAGCGGGCGCAGTCGATCCCGAGCACGTCGCCGACGCGGCCTACGTCGCCGGGCGGTTGTCCCGTGAACCCGTGCACATCGAGGGGCCGGGGATCCCGCCCGGGCTCGTGATCACCGCCGCCGAGGTCGCGGCCATGTTCACCACACCCCACGACGCGGCCATGCCCGGGCGCGCTGGCGGGTCCGGCGCGGCGCACGGGCCTGGCGGGTCGGGTGGGCCGTGGGGGCCGCAGGTGTTCGTGCGTCCGGTCATCGACCTCGAGACCGAACACGAAGTCTCCGGCTATGCCGCGGGGGACGTGATCAAGGACCACCTCCACCTGCGGGATCGAACCTGCGTGTTCCCGGCGTGTGCCCGCCCGGCGCGTGCCTGCGATGCCGACCACATCGACCCCTGGAAGACCGATCCCCAGGGTGACCCGGTCGGTGGGCCGACCTGCACGTGCAACCTCGCGAGCCTGTGTCGCCGGCACCATCGCTGGAAGACGCACAATCATCCCGGGCAGCCGCAGGGGCGGGGCTCGTGGTCGTACGTGACGCTCGGACCCGGAACCTACTACTGGACGGGCCCGATGGGCCTACGGTTCCTGCGCACCCCGACCGGCACGACCGAGGTCACGGACCAGGCCTGGCACCGCCACGACCTCGCCGTGCTCCCAGACCTCCACGACCTCCAGGGGCTCCAGGACTTCAACGGGCGTCAGGGCCTCGGCGCTGTTCCAGGCCGCGAGCCGCACCCAGATCACCCGGCGCGCCCGGACCAGCCGGCTCTCCCACGCCACGAGACTCTCCCAGGACTCGGAGCTCGCACGGTCCTCGGAGCTCGCACGGACCTGGGAGCTCGCACGAACCTCGGAGCTCGCACGGACCTCGAGGGTCACGCGGAACAGCCCGACCGCTCGGACATTGAGGCCAGCCCCGACTCGCGGGCCCGCCGGGACGACCTCGACGAGGCCTTCATGGACGCTCTCGACTACGAATACGGCAATGCCGACAGCGACGTCGAGCCCAGCGAGGCCGACCTCGAGGCCATCCTCGCCAACAGGTCATCGCAGCCACCCTCCGTGTAG
- a CDS encoding SseB family protein, whose protein sequence is MTVPHDHGATRDHSGPGDHGAPRDHGALPDLSALANPTEAGPGGLKPFPQSSAFAGDDGSTPVALAAAFATEQPHRLGAIVEALREARLLIPVVANLDEMETPEFEGQVVGEKSAHAAMVTVAAPDGRGAIPVFSSVAALTAWRADARPVPVEARKAALAAGTEADSLLVLDPGSDHTTLVPSHAVAAIATGEPWSNPLVDPEVHEAIAGIVESIPAAVRAEVRPGTGAEIRIVLALRPGLDRVGVISASQQASAALGASTVVTARVDSLELRITTATDAEPA, encoded by the coding sequence GTGACCGTTCCGCACGATCACGGCGCCACGCGGGATCACAGCGGGCCGGGGGATCACGGCGCGCCGCGGGATCATGGGGCACTGCCCGACCTGAGCGCGCTCGCCAACCCGACCGAGGCGGGGCCCGGCGGACTCAAGCCGTTCCCCCAGTCCTCGGCCTTCGCCGGGGACGACGGCTCCACGCCCGTGGCCCTGGCCGCTGCGTTCGCCACCGAGCAGCCGCACCGGCTCGGCGCGATCGTCGAGGCACTGCGCGAGGCACGCCTGCTCATCCCGGTCGTGGCGAACCTCGACGAGATGGAGACCCCCGAATTCGAGGGTCAGGTGGTGGGGGAGAAGAGCGCGCACGCCGCCATGGTCACCGTGGCCGCCCCGGACGGTCGGGGGGCGATCCCGGTGTTCTCCTCGGTGGCCGCGCTCACCGCATGGCGTGCGGATGCCCGGCCCGTGCCGGTCGAGGCGCGTAAGGCCGCGCTCGCGGCCGGTACGGAGGCCGATTCACTCCTCGTGCTCGATCCCGGAAGCGACCACACGACCCTCGTGCCCAGCCACGCCGTGGCGGCCATCGCCACGGGGGAGCCGTGGTCGAACCCGCTGGTGGACCCGGAGGTCCACGAGGCGATCGCCGGGATCGTCGAGTCGATCCCGGCCGCCGTCCGTGCCGAGGTCCGGCCGGGCACCGGTGCCGAGATCCGGATCGTGCTCGCCCTGCGGCCCGGACTCGACCGCGTCGGGGTGATCAGCGCCTCTCAGCAGGCTTCGGCGGCCCTCGGCGCCTCGACGGTGGTCACGGCCAGGGTCGACTCCCTCGAGCTGCGCATCACGACCGCCACGGACGCGGAACCCGCGTAG
- the priA gene encoding bifunctional 1-(5-phosphoribosyl)-5-((5-phosphoribosylamino)methylideneamino)imidazole-4-carboxamide isomerase/phosphoribosylanthranilate isomerase PriA: MTRLQLLPAIDVVEGRAVRLYQGEAGSETSYGSPLEAARQWADGGAEWIHLVDLDAAFGRGSNAELIAEVVASVDVRVELSGGIRDDDSLARALATGCARVNLGTAALEQPEWTARVIAEHGEKIAVGLDVRGTTLAGRGWTKEGGDLWEVLERLERDGCARYVVTDVTKDGTLQGPNLDLLTQICEHTRAPVIASGGISGLDDIRALTALVDTGVEGAIIGKALYAGEFTLPQALDIAGRP; the protein is encoded by the coding sequence ATGACCCGCCTGCAACTGCTCCCCGCCATCGACGTGGTCGAGGGGCGGGCCGTGCGCCTCTACCAGGGGGAGGCCGGCTCGGAGACCTCCTACGGCAGCCCGCTCGAGGCCGCCCGGCAGTGGGCGGATGGCGGGGCGGAGTGGATTCATCTCGTCGACCTCGACGCCGCCTTCGGGCGCGGGTCGAATGCCGAACTCATCGCCGAGGTCGTCGCCTCGGTCGACGTGCGGGTGGAGCTCTCCGGCGGGATTCGGGACGACGACTCGCTCGCCCGGGCGCTCGCGACCGGCTGCGCTCGGGTCAACCTGGGTACCGCCGCGCTCGAGCAGCCCGAGTGGACCGCGCGCGTCATCGCCGAGCACGGCGAGAAGATCGCCGTCGGGCTCGACGTGCGTGGCACGACCCTGGCCGGCCGCGGCTGGACCAAGGAGGGCGGCGACCTGTGGGAGGTGCTCGAGCGCCTCGAACGGGACGGCTGTGCGCGATATGTCGTGACCGACGTGACGAAGGACGGCACCCTCCAGGGCCCGAACCTCGACCTGCTCACCCAGATCTGCGAGCACACCCGGGCGCCGGTCATCGCCTCCGGGGGCATCTCGGGGCTCGACGACATCCGCGCGCTCACCGCGCTCGTGGATACGGGCGTCGAGGGCGCGATCATCGGCAAGGCCCTCTATGCCGGAGAGTTCACCCTGCCACAGGCCCTGGACATCGCGGGCCGGCCGTGA
- the hisH gene encoding imidazole glycerol phosphate synthase subunit HisH → MTRIAVLDYGSGNVRSVACALTRLGVTVDLTSDPEAVAGADGLVVPGVGAFAAVMDQLRRVGAPRMVERRLAGGRPVLGICVGMQVMFARGNEHGVIADGLGQWDGLVERLDAPIVPHMGWAQVEPPADTVLFRGIADERFYFVHSYAARTAPEHTDITWAEHGHRFVAAVENGTLRATQFHPEKSGDAGAQLLANWLETLD, encoded by the coding sequence GTGACGCGCATCGCCGTGCTCGACTACGGCTCGGGCAACGTGCGCTCGGTCGCCTGTGCCCTCACCCGGCTCGGCGTCACGGTCGACCTCACGTCGGACCCGGAGGCGGTGGCCGGCGCCGACGGGCTCGTGGTGCCCGGGGTCGGCGCCTTCGCGGCGGTCATGGATCAGCTGCGTCGCGTCGGCGCCCCCCGGATGGTCGAACGTCGCCTCGCCGGCGGCCGCCCGGTGCTGGGAATCTGCGTTGGCATGCAGGTGATGTTCGCCCGCGGCAACGAGCACGGCGTGATCGCCGACGGGCTCGGCCAGTGGGACGGTCTCGTGGAGCGGCTCGACGCCCCGATCGTTCCGCACATGGGCTGGGCGCAGGTGGAGCCCCCGGCCGACACCGTGCTCTTCCGCGGGATCGCCGATGAACGGTTCTATTTCGTGCACTCCTACGCGGCGCGGACCGCGCCCGAGCATACCGACATCACCTGGGCCGAGCACGGCCACCGGTTCGTGGCGGCCGTGGAGAACGGCACGCTGCGGGCCACCCAGTTCCACCCGGAGAAGTCCGGCGACGCGGGCGCGCAACTGCTCGCGAACTGGCTCGAGACCCTGGACTGA
- the hisB gene encoding imidazoleglycerol-phosphate dehydratase HisB, which translates to MSPSANNGTAARTGRVERVTSESSVLVELDLDGRGRTEIDTGVPFYDHMLTALGKHSLIDLTVRAQGDVHIDAHHTVEDVAISLGQALRQALGDKAGIARFGDALVPLDEALAQAVVDVSGRPYLVHSGEPAGQEYHLIGGHFTGSLTRHVFESIAHHANICLHVRVLGGRDPHHIVEAQFKALARALRAAIERDPRVEGIPSTKGAL; encoded by the coding sequence ATGAGCCCGTCAGCGAATAATGGAACGGCGGCCCGCACGGGCCGCGTCGAGCGCGTCACGAGCGAGTCGAGCGTGCTGGTCGAGCTGGATCTCGACGGCCGTGGGCGCACCGAGATCGACACCGGCGTGCCGTTCTACGATCACATGCTCACCGCGCTCGGCAAGCACTCCCTCATCGACCTGACCGTGCGCGCCCAGGGCGATGTGCACATCGACGCCCACCACACCGTGGAGGACGTGGCGATCTCGCTCGGGCAGGCGCTGCGCCAGGCGCTCGGCGACAAGGCCGGCATCGCCCGGTTCGGGGACGCGCTCGTGCCGCTCGACGAGGCGCTCGCCCAGGCCGTCGTGGACGTCTCGGGCCGGCCCTACCTCGTGCACTCCGGCGAGCCCGCCGGGCAGGAGTACCACCTCATCGGGGGGCACTTCACCGGATCGCTCACCCGACACGTGTTCGAGTCGATCGCCCACCACGCGAACATCTGCCTGCACGTGCGCGTGCTCGGCGGCCGCGATCCGCACCACATCGTCGAGGCCCAGTTCAAGGCCCTCGCGCGGGCGCTGCGCGCGGCCATCGAGCGTGACCCGCGGGTGGAGGGGATTCCCTCCACCAAGGGCGCCCTGTGA
- a CDS encoding histidinol-phosphate transaminase — MTNLPIRPDLRGLEPYGAPQLDVPHLLNVNENPYEPTPEVEAAITAAVTDVVHTLNRYPDREFAGLRADLAAYLAAESGVRGLGVENIWAANGSNEVMLHLFQAFGGPGRVALSFTPTYSMYPEYARDTFTAWVTAERNADHTLDADTVIARMRAERPALVLLASPNNPTGTALSVATIEEIAAAARTTGPEGAASVVVVDEAYAEFRREGTGSALELLARHPHLVVTRTMSKAFAFAGVRLGYLAAAPQVVDVLRIVRLPYHLSAVTQAVARAALAHAGGLQAQVAELRGARDDLAAWLGENGFTTVDSDANFILFGEFEDRHAVWQGLLDRGVLIRETGPERYLRVSVGTGEQMAAFRTALLEVTGR, encoded by the coding sequence GTGACGAACCTCCCGATCCGACCGGACCTGCGCGGCCTCGAGCCGTACGGCGCCCCCCAGCTCGACGTGCCGCACCTGCTCAACGTGAACGAGAACCCCTACGAACCGACCCCCGAGGTCGAGGCGGCGATCACGGCGGCGGTGACGGACGTCGTCCATACGCTCAATCGCTACCCGGATCGCGAGTTCGCCGGGCTCCGCGCGGACCTGGCCGCCTACCTCGCGGCCGAATCGGGCGTTCGCGGGCTCGGCGTGGAGAACATCTGGGCCGCGAACGGCTCGAACGAGGTCATGTTGCACCTGTTCCAGGCGTTCGGCGGGCCCGGGCGGGTGGCGCTGAGTTTCACGCCCACCTACTCGATGTACCCGGAGTACGCCCGCGACACCTTCACGGCCTGGGTCACGGCCGAACGCAACGCGGACCACACCCTCGACGCGGACACGGTGATCGCCCGGATGCGCGCGGAACGGCCCGCGCTCGTGCTGCTCGCGAGCCCGAACAACCCCACCGGCACGGCGCTGTCGGTGGCCACGATCGAGGAGATCGCGGCGGCGGCCCGAACCACCGGACCGGAGGGGGCAGCGAGCGTCGTCGTGGTCGACGAGGCCTACGCCGAGTTCCGGCGCGAGGGCACGGGCAGCGCGCTCGAACTGCTCGCGCGGCACCCGCACCTGGTGGTGACGCGCACGATGAGCAAGGCGTTCGCGTTCGCTGGGGTCCGGCTCGGCTACCTCGCCGCCGCACCGCAGGTCGTGGACGTGCTGCGGATCGTGCGGCTGCCGTATCACCTGTCGGCCGTCACCCAGGCCGTCGCGCGGGCGGCGCTGGCCCACGCGGGCGGGTTGCAGGCGCAGGTCGCGGAGCTGCGCGGCGCGCGGGACGACCTGGCCGCCTGGCTGGGGGAGAATGGTTTCACCACCGTGGATTCGGACGCGAATTTCATCCTGTTCGGGGAGTTCGAGGATCGGCACGCGGTGTGGCAAGGACTGCTCGATCGCGGGGTGCTCATCCGGGAGACCGGGCCGGAGCGGTACCTGCGAGTGAGCGTTGGCACCGGCGAGCAGATGGCTGCTTTCCGCACGGCACTACTGGAGGTCACCGGCCGATGA
- a CDS encoding AfsR/SARP family transcriptional regulator codes for MVAPAGEPSTIVEEVGVDDKVSVAVLGPVEVSRRGLPLDLGGAKQRALLARLAVSAPAAVSVDALVEDLWNSAPREPTRALQQHVSRLRANLPVERRHGGYRLAPESVVVDVTTFKQLSARGQDLLKAGAADEAAGYLDRALTLWRGTAFADLAPNSGMTTIATHLEHLRQSVEIDRNEAYLACGRGPDLIPELQRLTGASPLVEAFWAHLMAALYQHGRIPEALAAFHAARSALVGALGHEPGERLTEIHRALLVGAAPPGLADSPGAPAVPASPASPTVPAVPAVPTLRAEQRPRARARANRDDARPGLPGRRRELEILESAWREARRGLRVVTITGELGIGKSRLAEEFASRLAREGARVRYGRCDDDVESAYQPFADILAADIEHVAGTDATRARNRLGPDARDLLPIAPALAPLLPGPGEGTDPATQVHRVRAALTRWLIESTRVTPMVWVIDDLHWSSPETTALLEHLIRSARSARVLVLITLRDRDDPGTRRTPERFLPVLRQSEVVTQLSLGRLDRSATRDVVLAEVAGGGGEASEQLVDRIQHASGGLPLFVLELMRQLRTLPGEAAPGTVAPADPRDAGRPPLGAIPPGLRTVIHARLETLPRRAREVLEQAAVLGRRFELELLAQVYGDEDRLDDALSAAVYARLIEADGQPWRYVFCHDVVRAMLYEEIAPLRRARLHARAAAALEAAAAANPYARAHHSERAAPIAGPDRAVTALALAGEAALDQRAPGSAERFYRRALALADTTAERSGSAQYCDLLIGLGRALFGGADPAYRDTLLEAGRLARRLSDHDRLVTAVLANSRGWYASTVGLDHERVAQLEDALAACPADRHSTRARLLGAWAVEIVRDTSRREEALERSARALELAEGAGDERILGQLLSDRYAVMYASFEDPAGCVELNRRLERLARRRGDEGLELSATIGLAQSALTVGDGAEADRALARALGLADTLNEPARLWMTRCWQATRTAGTGDLASARAQADAALELGTASGQPDAHAWYAGQMFMLLLHAGGPGDLRDDSAEQALRYAAAIPAWRAAHALALAHSGAHDQARALLAEFVDSGFSTLPRDMLWLHGMAYLCQAAAALGDAPSARLLAGALAPYERLVADNGTIDAGPMALHLAAVTAVAGDREQAARLLDVAARVTDRLRAPIWHGHLDALRRRLTPQA; via the coding sequence ATGGTTGCCCCGGCGGGCGAGCCGTCGACGATCGTCGAGGAGGTCGGTGTGGACGACAAGGTGAGCGTTGCCGTGCTCGGACCCGTGGAGGTCAGCCGGCGCGGGCTCCCCCTGGACCTGGGCGGGGCGAAGCAGCGCGCCCTGCTGGCCCGGCTCGCGGTCTCGGCCCCGGCGGCGGTCTCCGTGGACGCGCTCGTGGAGGACCTGTGGAACTCCGCCCCGCGCGAGCCCACCCGCGCGCTGCAGCAGCACGTCTCGCGGCTGCGCGCGAACCTGCCGGTCGAGCGGCGTCACGGCGGCTATCGGCTGGCGCCGGAGAGCGTCGTCGTCGACGTCACGACCTTCAAGCAGCTGAGCGCTCGCGGCCAGGACCTCCTCAAGGCCGGCGCCGCCGACGAGGCGGCCGGCTACCTCGACCGCGCCCTGACGCTCTGGCGCGGCACCGCCTTCGCCGACCTGGCTCCGAACTCCGGGATGACGACCATCGCGACCCACCTCGAGCATCTGCGCCAGTCGGTCGAGATCGACCGCAACGAGGCCTACCTCGCCTGCGGCCGCGGCCCCGACCTCATCCCGGAACTGCAGCGGCTCACCGGCGCGAGCCCGCTCGTGGAGGCGTTCTGGGCGCACCTCATGGCCGCCCTGTACCAGCACGGCCGGATCCCGGAGGCGCTCGCGGCCTTCCACGCGGCCCGCTCCGCTCTCGTCGGCGCGCTCGGGCACGAGCCGGGGGAGCGGTTGACCGAGATCCACCGGGCCCTCCTCGTGGGCGCCGCGCCGCCCGGGCTCGCCGACTCCCCGGGCGCGCCCGCTGTGCCCGCCTCACCCGCCTCCCCCACTGTGCCCGCTGTGCCCGCCGTGCCGACTCTCCGGGCCGAGCAGCGCCCGAGGGCCCGCGCGCGGGCGAACCGCGACGACGCGCGCCCCGGACTGCCCGGGCGCCGACGCGAGCTCGAGATCCTCGAATCCGCCTGGCGGGAGGCGCGACGCGGACTGCGCGTCGTTACCATCACCGGCGAGCTCGGCATCGGCAAGAGCCGGCTCGCGGAGGAGTTCGCCTCCCGGCTCGCGCGCGAGGGCGCCCGGGTGCGATACGGCCGCTGCGACGACGACGTCGAGAGCGCCTATCAGCCGTTCGCCGACATCCTCGCCGCCGACATCGAGCACGTCGCGGGCACGGACGCCACGCGGGCCCGCAACCGCCTCGGGCCCGACGCCCGCGACCTGCTGCCCATCGCGCCCGCGCTCGCCCCGCTCCTGCCCGGCCCGGGGGAGGGGACCGACCCCGCCACCCAAGTGCACAGGGTCCGCGCCGCCCTGACCCGCTGGCTCATCGAATCCACCCGGGTCACCCCGATGGTGTGGGTGATCGACGACCTGCACTGGTCGAGCCCGGAGACCACGGCGCTCCTCGAGCACCTCATCCGCTCCGCCCGGTCCGCCCGCGTCCTCGTCCTCATCACGCTGCGCGATCGCGACGACCCGGGCACGCGCCGCACCCCGGAACGGTTCCTGCCCGTGCTGCGCCAGTCCGAGGTCGTGACCCAGCTGTCGCTGGGCCGCCTCGACCGGTCCGCGACCCGCGACGTGGTGCTCGCCGAGGTCGCGGGCGGGGGAGGCGAGGCGAGCGAACAGCTCGTCGACCGGATCCAGCACGCCTCGGGCGGACTGCCGCTGTTCGTGCTCGAGCTCATGCGCCAACTGCGCACCCTCCCGGGCGAGGCCGCCCCCGGGACCGTCGCCCCGGCGGACCCCCGCGACGCGGGCCGGCCCCCGCTCGGCGCGATCCCACCCGGGCTGCGGACCGTCATCCATGCCCGCCTCGAGACGCTGCCGCGTCGTGCCCGCGAGGTGCTCGAGCAGGCGGCCGTGCTCGGGCGCCGGTTCGAACTCGAGCTCCTGGCGCAGGTGTACGGCGACGAGGACCGCCTCGACGACGCCCTCTCGGCCGCCGTGTACGCCCGCCTCATCGAGGCGGACGGGCAGCCGTGGCGCTACGTGTTCTGCCACGACGTCGTGCGGGCGATGCTCTACGAGGAGATCGCGCCCCTGCGGCGGGCCCGGCTCCACGCCCGGGCGGCCGCCGCGCTCGAGGCCGCCGCCGCCGCGAACCCCTACGCCCGCGCCCACCACAGCGAGCGGGCCGCGCCGATCGCCGGGCCGGACCGCGCCGTCACCGCGCTCGCGCTTGCCGGCGAGGCGGCCCTGGACCAGCGAGCCCCCGGGAGCGCCGAGCGGTTCTACCGGCGCGCGCTCGCGCTCGCGGACACCACCGCCGAACGGAGCGGCTCGGCCCAGTACTGCGATCTGCTCATCGGGCTCGGGCGGGCGCTCTTCGGCGGGGCCGACCCGGCCTACCGCGACACGCTGCTCGAGGCGGGCCGCCTGGCCCGACGACTCTCCGATCACGACCGGCTCGTGACCGCCGTGCTGGCCAACTCGCGCGGCTGGTACGCGAGCACCGTGGGCCTCGATCACGAGCGCGTGGCCCAGCTCGAGGATGCCCTCGCCGCCTGCCCCGCGGACCGGCACTCGACCCGGGCCCGGCTGCTCGGGGCGTGGGCCGTGGAGATCGTGCGGGACACGAGCCGCCGCGAGGAGGCGCTCGAGCGCAGCGCCCGGGCGCTCGAACTGGCCGAGGGCGCGGGCGACGAGCGGATCCTCGGGCAGCTGCTCTCCGACCGGTACGCCGTGATGTACGCCTCCTTCGAGGATCCGGCGGGCTGCGTCGAACTCAACCGGCGCCTCGAGCGGCTCGCCCGGCGCCGCGGCGACGAGGGGCTCGAGCTCAGCGCGACGATCGGGCTGGCCCAATCCGCGCTGACCGTCGGCGACGGCGCCGAGGCCGATCGAGCACTCGCGCGCGCCCTCGGCCTCGCCGATACGCTCAACGAACCGGCCCGGCTGTGGATGACCCGCTGCTGGCAGGCGACCCGCACCGCCGGCACCGGCGACCTCGCCTCGGCCCGCGCCCAGGCCGACGCCGCCCTCGAGCTGGGCACCGCCTCCGGGCAGCCCGACGCTCACGCCTGGTACGCCGGCCAGATGTTCATGCTGCTCCTGCACGCCGGGGGTCCCGGCGACCTGCGCGACGACTCCGCCGAACAGGCGCTGCGCTACGCCGCGGCCATCCCGGCGTGGCGGGCCGCCCACGCGCTCGCCCTCGCCCACTCCGGTGCGCACGACCAGGCGCGCGCCCTCCTCGCGGAGTTCGTGGACTCCGGCTTCTCCACCCTTCCCCGCGACATGCTGTGGCTGCACGGGATGGCCTACCTGTGCCAGGCCGCCGCGGCGCTCGGGGACGCGCCGTCCGCCCGCCTGCTCGCCGGCGCGCTCGCGCCCTACGAGCGGCTCGTGGCCGACAACGGCACGATCGACGCCGGCCCGATGGCCCTGCACCTGGCCGCCGTGACGGCGGTCGCCGGGGATCGGGAGCAGGCCGCGCGGCTTCTCGACGTCGCCGCCCGCGTCACCGACCGCCTCCGCGCCCCGATCTGGCACGGGCACCTCGACGCGCTGCGCCGGCGGCTCACGCCGCAGGCGTAG